Proteins co-encoded in one Inmirania thermothiophila genomic window:
- a CDS encoding thioesterase family protein — protein MNLWLRLLWLLGVRGWLRPRVGLLEPSVLALRVWPGDLDLNGHMNNARYLAVMDLGRLDLLRRAGLLGTVLRRRWRPVLGAAAIRFRRPLAPLARYALVTRVAGWDEKWFYLEQRFERGGDLCAAAWVQGLFAGPRGRVPTAEVLAAAGHRGASPALPEAARILRGLGTDGNEARERAA, from the coding sequence ATGAACCTGTGGCTGCGGCTGCTCTGGCTGCTCGGCGTGCGCGGCTGGCTGCGCCCGCGCGTCGGCCTGCTCGAGCCCTCGGTGCTGGCGCTGCGGGTGTGGCCCGGCGACCTCGATCTCAACGGGCACATGAACAACGCCCGCTACCTGGCGGTGATGGACCTCGGGCGGCTGGACCTGCTGCGCCGCGCCGGGCTGCTGGGCACGGTGCTGCGCCGGCGCTGGCGGCCGGTGCTGGGGGCGGCGGCGATCCGCTTCCGCCGCCCCCTGGCGCCCCTCGCCCGCTATGCGCTGGTGACGCGGGTCGCGGGCTGGGACGAGAAGTGGTTCTATCTGGAGCAGCGCTTCGAGCGCGGGGGCGATCTCTGCGCGGCGGCCTGGGTGCAGGGGCTCTTCGCCGGGCCGCGGGGGCGGGTGCCCACCGCCGAGGTGCTGGCGGCGGCCGGACACCGCGGCGCCTCGCCGGCGCTGCCGGAGGCGGCCCGGATCCTGCGCGGACTGGGCACGGACGGGAACGAGGCACGGGAGAGAGCGGCATGA
- a CDS encoding acyl-CoA dehydrogenase C-terminal domain-containing protein has protein sequence MPSYRPPLREMRFVYRELLDPARLQALPGYGELDPELVEAVIEEAGRFCAEVLAPLNRVGDEEGCRLEGGEVRTPTGFRDAYRRYVEGGWPGLGCEPEHGGQGLPETVHVLVEEMVCSANLAFGIYPGLARGAYNAILEHGDEAQKAVYLPRLADGSWGGTMCLTEPQCGTDLGLVRTRAEPVGDGSYRITGSKIFISAGEHDLTENIVHLVLARLPDAPPGTAGISLFIVPKFLPREDGTPGERNAVTCSAIEHKMGINGSATCVLDFDGAVGWLMGEPHKGMRAMFTMMNAARLAVGIQGLGLAEAAYQAAAAYARERLQGRAPGGPRHPDKPADPILVHPDVRRMLLTMRAWTEGCRALAGRVAQALDVARRDEDPARREAAHDYVSLMTPVVKAFFTDAGFECANLAVQVYGGHGYIREQGVEQLVRDARITQIYEGTNGIQALDLVGRKLPAHFGRLARRFFHPVAEYLEARRGDEALAEFTAPLAKAFGRLQRATAWIAEQGLRDPEQAAAAATPYLRLFGLTALAFEWARMAELGLAGADGAEGRFYRAKVETARFYMQHLLPQSGGLLASILAGKAAITGFDDEAF, from the coding sequence ATGCCGAGCTATCGCCCGCCCCTGCGCGAGATGCGCTTCGTCTACCGGGAGCTCCTCGACCCGGCCCGCCTGCAGGCCCTGCCGGGCTACGGCGAGCTGGACCCGGAGCTCGTCGAGGCCGTGATCGAGGAGGCGGGGCGCTTCTGCGCCGAGGTCCTCGCCCCCCTCAACCGCGTCGGCGACGAGGAGGGCTGCCGGCTCGAGGGCGGCGAGGTGCGCACGCCCACGGGCTTCCGCGACGCCTACCGCCGCTACGTCGAGGGCGGCTGGCCCGGGCTCGGCTGCGAGCCCGAGCACGGCGGCCAGGGCCTGCCCGAGACCGTGCACGTCCTCGTGGAGGAGATGGTCTGCTCGGCCAACCTCGCCTTCGGGATCTATCCGGGGCTCGCGCGGGGGGCCTACAACGCCATCCTCGAGCACGGCGACGAGGCCCAGAAGGCGGTCTACCTGCCGCGGCTCGCCGACGGCTCCTGGGGCGGCACCATGTGCCTGACCGAGCCCCAGTGCGGCACCGACCTGGGGCTGGTGCGAACCCGCGCCGAGCCCGTCGGCGACGGCAGCTACCGCATCACCGGCAGCAAGATCTTCATCTCCGCGGGCGAGCACGACCTCACCGAGAACATCGTCCACCTGGTGCTGGCGCGCCTGCCCGACGCCCCGCCCGGCACCGCCGGGATCAGCCTCTTCATCGTGCCCAAGTTCCTCCCGCGCGAGGACGGCACGCCGGGCGAGCGCAACGCCGTCACCTGCTCGGCCATCGAGCACAAGATGGGCATCAACGGCTCGGCCACCTGCGTGCTCGACTTCGACGGCGCCGTGGGCTGGCTCATGGGCGAGCCCCACAAGGGCATGCGCGCCATGTTCACGATGATGAACGCGGCGCGTCTGGCCGTGGGCATCCAGGGGCTGGGGCTGGCCGAGGCCGCCTACCAGGCGGCGGCGGCCTACGCCCGCGAGCGCCTCCAGGGCCGCGCCCCGGGCGGGCCGCGCCACCCCGACAAGCCCGCCGACCCCATCCTCGTCCACCCCGACGTGCGCCGCATGCTGCTCACCATGCGCGCCTGGACCGAGGGCTGCCGCGCCCTCGCCGGGCGGGTCGCGCAGGCCCTGGACGTCGCGCGGCGGGACGAGGACCCGGCGCGGCGCGAGGCCGCCCACGACTACGTCTCCCTCATGACCCCGGTGGTCAAGGCCTTCTTCACCGACGCCGGCTTCGAGTGCGCCAACCTCGCGGTGCAGGTCTACGGCGGCCACGGCTACATCCGCGAGCAGGGCGTGGAGCAGCTCGTGCGCGATGCGCGCATCACCCAGATCTACGAGGGCACCAACGGCATCCAGGCCCTCGACCTCGTGGGGCGCAAGCTGCCGGCGCACTTCGGCCGCCTGGCGCGGCGCTTCTTCCACCCCGTGGCCGAGTACCTGGAGGCGCGCCGCGGCGACGAGGCCCTCGCCGAGTTCACGGCGCCGCTGGCCAAGGCCTTCGGCCGCCTCCAGCGCGCCACCGCCTGGATCGCCGAGCAGGGCCTGCGCGATCCCGAGCAGGCGGCCGCCGCGGCCACACCCTACCTGCGGCTCTTCGGCCTCACCGCGCTCGCCTTCGAGTGGGCGCGCATGGCCGAGCTGGGGCTCGCCGGCGCCGACGGGGCGGAGGGGCGCTTCTACCGCGCCAAGGTGGAGACGGCGCGCTTCTACATGCAGCACCTGCTGCCGCAGAGCGGCGGGCTGCTGGCCTCGATCCTGGCCGGCAAGGCCGCCATCACCGGCTTCGACGACGAGGCCTTCTGA
- a CDS encoding 3-hydroxyacyl-CoA dehydrogenase/enoyl-CoA hydratase family protein → MEIRKVAVIGAGVMGAGIAAHLANAGVPVLLLDIVPEGAEDRDALAKGALERLRKAKPAAFMHRGAARLVTPGNVEDHLERLAECDWIIEAVVERLDVKQALYRRIEAVRRPDAVVSSNTSTIPRARLVAGLPEPFAASFLITHFFNPPRYMRLLELVAGPEVRPEAVEAVAAFCDRRLGKGVVRCKDTPGFIANRIGIFWMQTALAAAIEQGVPVEEADAVLGRPLGIPKTGVFGLADLVGIDLMPHLMESLLATLPPGDPLRAVAEVPPVVARMIAEGYTGRKGKGGFYRLRRDDGGRLKEALDLASGAYRPARKARLESVEAARTGPRALLEHPDRGGRYARHVMLRVIAYAAALVPEIAERASAVDEAMRLGYNWRWGPFELADRIGAGWLGEALAADGLEVPPFLARAAQAGGFYRVEAGRLEELGPDGAWHAVPRAPGVLLLRDVQRRGEPLARNGSASLWDVGEGVACLEFHTKMNALDPQVLAMVRRAVEEIPARGMRALVIHNEGEHFSAGANLGLLLYSANLALWDQIEAMVREGQETYLALKRAPFPVVGAPSGMALGGGCEILLHCDAVQAHAELYMGLVEVGVGLIPAWGGCKELLARFARGGPRGPMPPVMRVFETISLAKVSTSAEEARELGYLGPDDGITMNRDRLLAEARARALALAEGYRPPEPPTFVLPGPAGRVALEMALEDFRKQGKATAHDVVVACELARVLSGGETDVTAALAEEDLLALERAAFMRLVRHPDTLARMEHMLETGKPLRN, encoded by the coding sequence ATGGAGATCCGCAAGGTCGCGGTGATCGGCGCCGGCGTCATGGGCGCCGGGATCGCCGCCCATCTCGCCAACGCCGGCGTCCCGGTGCTGCTGCTGGACATCGTGCCCGAGGGGGCGGAGGACCGCGACGCCCTCGCCAAGGGCGCGCTGGAGCGGCTGCGCAAGGCGAAGCCGGCCGCCTTCATGCACCGCGGCGCCGCCCGGCTCGTCACCCCCGGCAACGTGGAGGACCACCTGGAGCGGCTCGCCGAGTGCGACTGGATCATCGAGGCCGTGGTCGAGCGGCTCGACGTCAAGCAGGCGCTCTACCGGCGCATCGAGGCCGTGCGCCGGCCCGACGCCGTGGTCTCGTCCAACACCTCCACCATCCCCCGCGCGCGGCTGGTGGCGGGGCTGCCGGAGCCCTTCGCCGCCTCCTTCCTCATCACGCACTTCTTCAACCCGCCGCGCTACATGCGCCTGCTGGAGCTGGTGGCGGGGCCCGAGGTGCGGCCCGAGGCGGTGGAGGCGGTGGCCGCCTTCTGCGACCGCCGCCTGGGCAAGGGCGTGGTGCGCTGCAAGGACACGCCCGGCTTCATCGCCAACCGCATCGGCATCTTCTGGATGCAGACCGCGCTCGCCGCGGCGATCGAGCAGGGGGTGCCGGTGGAGGAGGCCGACGCCGTCCTGGGCCGTCCCCTGGGCATCCCCAAGACGGGGGTGTTCGGGCTCGCCGACCTGGTGGGCATCGACCTCATGCCGCACCTGATGGAGAGCCTGCTCGCGACCCTGCCGCCCGGGGATCCGCTGCGCGCGGTCGCCGAGGTGCCGCCGGTGGTGGCGCGGATGATCGCGGAGGGCTACACCGGCCGCAAGGGCAAGGGCGGCTTCTACCGCCTGCGCCGCGACGACGGCGGCCGCCTCAAGGAGGCCCTCGATCTGGCGAGCGGCGCGTACCGCCCGGCGCGCAAGGCGCGGCTCGAGAGCGTCGAGGCGGCGCGCACGGGGCCGCGGGCGCTGCTCGAGCACCCCGATCGCGGCGGCCGCTACGCCCGCCACGTGATGCTGCGCGTCATCGCCTACGCGGCGGCGCTGGTGCCCGAGATCGCCGAGCGGGCGAGCGCCGTCGACGAGGCCATGCGCCTCGGCTACAACTGGCGCTGGGGCCCGTTCGAGCTCGCCGACCGCATCGGCGCGGGCTGGCTCGGCGAGGCGCTCGCCGCGGACGGGCTGGAAGTCCCGCCGTTCCTCGCCCGGGCCGCGCAGGCCGGCGGGTTCTACCGCGTCGAGGCGGGGCGGCTCGAGGAGCTGGGGCCGGACGGGGCCTGGCACGCGGTCCCCCGCGCGCCCGGCGTGCTCCTGCTCAGGGACGTGCAGCGGCGCGGCGAGCCGCTCGCCCGCAACGGCTCGGCGAGCCTCTGGGACGTGGGCGAGGGCGTGGCCTGCCTCGAGTTCCACACCAAGATGAACGCCCTCGACCCGCAGGTGCTGGCCATGGTGCGGCGGGCGGTGGAGGAGATCCCCGCGCGCGGCATGCGCGCGCTGGTGATCCACAACGAGGGCGAGCACTTCTCCGCCGGCGCCAACCTCGGGCTGCTCCTCTACTCGGCCAACCTCGCCCTGTGGGATCAGATCGAGGCCATGGTGCGGGAGGGCCAGGAGACCTATCTCGCCCTCAAGCGGGCGCCCTTCCCGGTGGTGGGGGCGCCCTCGGGGATGGCCCTCGGCGGCGGCTGCGAGATCCTGCTCCACTGCGATGCGGTGCAGGCCCACGCCGAGCTCTACATGGGGCTGGTGGAGGTGGGCGTGGGGCTGATCCCGGCCTGGGGGGGCTGCAAGGAGCTGCTGGCACGGTTCGCCCGGGGAGGGCCGCGCGGGCCCATGCCGCCGGTGATGCGCGTCTTCGAGACCATCAGCCTGGCGAAGGTCTCCACCTCCGCCGAGGAGGCGCGGGAGCTGGGCTACCTGGGCCCGGACGACGGCATCACCATGAACCGCGACCGCCTCCTCGCCGAGGCCCGGGCCCGCGCCCTGGCGCTGGCCGAGGGCTATCGCCCGCCGGAGCCGCCCACCTTCGTCCTGCCGGGCCCCGCCGGGCGCGTCGCCCTCGAGATGGCCCTCGAGGACTTCCGCAAGCAGGGCAAGGCCACCGCCCACGACGTGGTGGTGGCGTGCGAGCTCGCGCGCGTGCTCTCGGGGGGCGAGACCGACGTCACCGCCGCCCTCGCCGAGGAGGACCTGCTGGCGCTGGAGCGGGCCGCCTTCATGCGCCTGGTGCGCCATCCCGACACGCTGGCCCGCATGGAGCACATGCTGGAGACCGGCAAGCCGCTGAGGAACTGA
- a CDS encoding thiolase family protein — translation MTDIVIAAYVRSPFHFARKGALARVRPDDLAAQVVRGLIERTGVDPATIEDLQLGCAFPEGEQGLNLGRLVALLADLPLAVGGVTVNRFCGSSMQAIHNAAGAIALGAGEAYICAGVESMTRVPMMGFNPLPNPGLRERMPGAYMGMGETAENLARKYGIPRDEQEAFAVESHRRAAAARAEGRFADEIVPIEGPDGTVTEDGCIRPDTSLEALAGLAPAFMADGTVTAGTSSPLTDGASATLVCSAAYAERHGLEPLARIRSFAVAGCAPEIMGIGPVLATRKALERAGLELEQIDVVELNEAFAAQVLACLRELPIPSERLNIDGGAIALGHPLGATGARITGKAAALLRRTGGRYALATQCIGGGQGIATILEAL, via the coding sequence ATGACCGACATCGTCATCGCCGCCTACGTGCGGTCCCCCTTCCACTTCGCCCGCAAGGGCGCCCTCGCCCGCGTGCGCCCGGACGACCTCGCGGCGCAGGTGGTGCGCGGGCTGATCGAGCGCACCGGGGTCGATCCCGCCACCATCGAGGATCTGCAGCTCGGCTGCGCCTTCCCCGAGGGGGAGCAGGGGCTCAACCTGGGCCGCCTGGTGGCGCTGCTGGCGGATCTGCCCCTCGCGGTGGGCGGGGTCACGGTCAACCGCTTCTGCGGCTCGTCCATGCAGGCCATCCACAACGCCGCCGGCGCCATCGCCCTCGGCGCCGGCGAGGCCTACATCTGCGCCGGGGTCGAGTCCATGACCCGGGTGCCGATGATGGGCTTCAATCCGCTGCCGAACCCGGGCCTGCGCGAGCGCATGCCGGGGGCCTACATGGGCATGGGCGAGACCGCCGAGAACCTCGCCCGCAAGTACGGTATCCCCCGCGATGAGCAGGAGGCCTTCGCCGTCGAGAGCCACCGCCGCGCCGCCGCGGCCCGCGCCGAGGGGCGCTTCGCCGACGAGATCGTGCCCATCGAGGGGCCCGACGGGACCGTCACCGAGGACGGCTGCATCCGGCCCGACACCAGCCTGGAGGCGCTGGCGGGGCTCGCGCCCGCCTTCATGGCCGACGGCACGGTGACCGCCGGCACCTCCAGCCCGCTCACCGACGGCGCCTCCGCCACCCTGGTCTGCTCCGCCGCCTACGCCGAGCGGCACGGGCTCGAGCCGCTTGCGCGCATCCGCAGCTTCGCGGTGGCGGGCTGTGCGCCGGAGATCATGGGCATCGGCCCCGTGCTCGCCACGCGCAAGGCCCTCGAGCGGGCCGGCCTCGAGCTCGAGCAGATCGACGTGGTCGAGCTCAACGAGGCGTTCGCGGCCCAGGTCCTCGCCTGCCTGCGCGAGCTGCCCATCCCCTCGGAGCGGCTCAACATCGACGGCGGCGCCATCGCCCTCGGCCACCCCCTCGGCGCCACCGGCGCGCGCATCACCGGCAAGGCCGCGGCGCTGCTCAGGCGCACCGGCGGCCGCTACGCCCTCGCCACCCAGTGCATCGGCGGCGGCCAGGGCATCGCCACCATCCTGGAGGCCCTGTGA
- a CDS encoding MerR family transcriptional regulator, whose amino-acid sequence MRSSTGHPVEERLYSITELARELGVSPRAIRLYEAKGLLRPQRVAGTRVYTRRDRGRLKLILRGKRLGFSLAEIGEYLALYDVDPSRVRQLEALLGGVRRRITQLERQREDLELTLEELREIEREAEAELARRREQAPAARAS is encoded by the coding sequence ATGAGATCGAGCACAGGTCATCCGGTGGAGGAGCGGCTCTATTCCATCACCGAGCTCGCCCGGGAGCTGGGCGTCTCGCCCCGCGCCATCCGCCTCTACGAGGCCAAGGGCCTGCTCCGGCCCCAGCGGGTGGCCGGCACGCGGGTCTACACCCGCCGTGACCGCGGGCGGCTGAAGCTGATCCTGCGCGGCAAGCGCCTCGGCTTCTCCCTGGCCGAGATCGGCGAGTACCTCGCGCTCTACGACGTCGACCCCAGCCGCGTGCGCCAGCTCGAGGCGCTGCTCGGGGGGGTGCGCCGGCGCATCACCCAGCTCGAGCGCCAGCGCGAGGACCTGGAGCTGACCCTGGAGGAGCTGCGGGAGATCGAGCGCGAGGCCGAGGCCGAGCTCGCGCGCAGACGAGAGCAAGCGCCCGCGGCGCGGGCATCCTGA
- a CDS encoding quinone oxidoreductase family protein translates to MAKAIRIHEHGGPEVLRLEEVEVGEPGPGEVRLRQTAVGLNFIDVYHRTGLYPLPALPAVLGMEGAGVVEAVGEGVTEVRPGDRVAYAGLPVGAYAEVRLIPAHRLVPLPDDIDDVQAAGVMLQGMTAQYLLRRTYRVQAGETILVHAAAGGVGLILCQWARHLGATVIGTVGSAEKAELARAHGCHHPVNYREEDFVARVRELTGGEGVPVVYDSVGRDTFMGSLDCLRPLGMMVSFGQASGPVPPLDIGVLAQKGSLYLTRPTLMTYTARREDLLASARELFEVVRSGAVRIEVRQTYPLAEAAQAHRDLEARRTTGSTVLIPGC, encoded by the coding sequence ATGGCCAAGGCGATCCGCATCCACGAGCACGGCGGCCCCGAGGTCCTGCGGCTGGAGGAGGTGGAGGTGGGCGAGCCGGGGCCGGGCGAGGTCCGGCTGCGGCAGACCGCCGTCGGGCTCAACTTCATCGACGTCTATCACCGCACCGGGCTCTATCCCCTGCCCGCGCTGCCGGCGGTCCTGGGCATGGAGGGCGCGGGCGTGGTGGAGGCCGTGGGCGAGGGGGTGACCGAGGTCCGCCCCGGCGACCGCGTCGCCTACGCCGGCCTGCCCGTGGGCGCCTACGCCGAGGTGCGCCTGATCCCGGCCCATCGCCTCGTGCCCCTGCCCGACGACATCGACGATGTCCAGGCCGCGGGCGTGATGCTCCAGGGCATGACCGCGCAGTATCTCCTGCGGCGCACCTACCGCGTGCAGGCGGGCGAGACCATCCTCGTCCACGCCGCCGCCGGCGGCGTCGGCCTGATCCTGTGCCAGTGGGCGAGACACCTCGGCGCCACCGTCATCGGCACCGTGGGCAGCGCCGAGAAGGCCGAGCTCGCCCGCGCCCACGGCTGCCACCACCCGGTCAACTACCGCGAGGAGGACTTCGTCGCCCGCGTGCGCGAGCTCACCGGCGGCGAGGGCGTCCCGGTGGTCTACGACTCGGTGGGCCGCGACACCTTCATGGGCTCGCTCGACTGCCTGCGCCCGCTGGGGATGATGGTGAGCTTCGGCCAGGCCTCGGGCCCGGTGCCGCCGCTGGACATCGGGGTCCTGGCGCAGAAGGGCTCGCTCTATCTGACGCGGCCGACGCTCATGACCTACACCGCCCGGCGCGAGGACCTCCTCGCCAGCGCCCGCGAGCTCTTCGAGGTGGTGCGAAGCGGCGCCGTGCGCATCGAGGTCCGCCAGACCTACCCGCTGGCCGAGGCGGCACAGGCGCACCGCGACCTCGAGGCCCGGCGCACCACCGGCTCCACCGTGCTCATCCCGGGCTGCTGA
- a CDS encoding multicopper oxidase family protein yields the protein MPPLTRRAFLRLGAGVALAPLLRARAVRAADGVREYRLRAQVAKVRLADEPFPETELWCYDGRSPGPLLRLRQGEPCRIVLRNELPEPTTLHAHGVRLANAADGVPYLTQEPVAPGETYVYEFTPPDAGTFWYHSHFNSDEQLGRGLYGPLIVEEPEPQPFDREILWVLDDWRLTRDARIRDDFHREEDFARAGRLGNTITLNGRMPRPEPVRAGERVRLRILNACNARIFQLRFARHVPWVIAVDGQPCEPFQADGGITIAPAQRVDLMLDMTGEPGRGYGVLDTFYPQSPLRLTELAYAAEAPLRPGPPGDPVRLPPNPVPLPDLARARREFIDLEGGDMGEITNPRLYGAPQGLGRLLLMGKLWAINGIAGFRTVMAPLFTIRRGSHVLLHFRNFTAWPHPMHLHGHSFRVVHHEDAAAVGRMMDTVLVGPGEQAQVAFVADNPGDWLFHCHIVSHAEAGMIAVVRVT from the coding sequence ATGCCGCCGCTGACTCGCAGGGCCTTCCTTCGCCTCGGTGCCGGGGTCGCGCTGGCGCCGCTGCTGCGCGCGCGAGCGGTGCGGGCGGCCGACGGCGTGCGCGAATACCGCCTGCGGGCGCAGGTGGCGAAGGTGCGCCTCGCCGACGAGCCGTTCCCGGAGACCGAGCTGTGGTGCTATGACGGGCGCTCGCCGGGGCCGCTGCTGCGGCTGCGCCAGGGGGAGCCGTGCCGCATCGTGCTGCGCAACGAGCTGCCCGAGCCCACCACCCTGCACGCGCATGGGGTGCGCCTGGCCAACGCCGCCGACGGCGTGCCCTACCTGACCCAGGAGCCCGTCGCCCCCGGCGAGACCTACGTCTACGAGTTCACGCCCCCGGATGCGGGCACCTTCTGGTACCACTCCCACTTCAACTCCGACGAGCAGCTCGGGCGCGGGCTGTATGGCCCCCTCATCGTCGAGGAGCCGGAGCCGCAGCCCTTCGACCGCGAGATCCTGTGGGTCCTGGACGACTGGCGGCTGACCCGGGACGCCCGGATCCGGGACGACTTCCACCGCGAGGAGGACTTCGCCCGCGCCGGCCGCCTCGGCAACACCATCACCCTCAACGGCCGCATGCCGCGGCCGGAGCCGGTGCGCGCCGGCGAGCGCGTGCGTCTGCGCATCCTCAACGCCTGCAACGCGCGCATCTTCCAGCTCCGCTTCGCCCGCCACGTCCCCTGGGTGATCGCCGTCGACGGCCAGCCCTGCGAGCCCTTCCAGGCCGACGGCGGGATCACCATCGCGCCGGCCCAGCGCGTGGACCTGATGCTGGACATGACCGGGGAGCCCGGCCGCGGCTACGGGGTGCTCGATACCTTCTATCCGCAGTCGCCGCTGCGGCTGACCGAGCTCGCCTACGCCGCCGAGGCGCCGCTGCGGCCGGGGCCGCCCGGCGACCCCGTGCGGCTGCCGCCGAACCCGGTGCCGCTGCCCGACCTGGCGCGCGCCCGGCGCGAGTTCATCGACCTCGAGGGCGGCGACATGGGCGAGATCACCAACCCGCGTCTCTACGGCGCGCCGCAGGGCCTGGGGCGGCTCCTGCTCATGGGCAAGCTGTGGGCCATCAACGGCATCGCCGGCTTCCGCACCGTGATGGCCCCGCTGTTCACGATCCGCCGGGGCAGCCACGTCCTGTTGCACTTCCGCAACTTCACCGCGTGGCCGCACCCGATGCACCTGCACGGCCATTCCTTCCGCGTGGTCCATCACGAGGACGCGGCCGCGGTGGGGCGCATGATGGACACCGTGCTGGTCGGGCCCGGGGAGCAGGCGCAGGTCGCCTTCGTCGCCGACAACCCCGGCGACTGGCTCTTCCACTGCCACATCGTCAGCCACGCCGAGGCGGGGATGATCGCGGTGGTGCGCGTGACCTGA
- a CDS encoding AAA family ATPase, whose amino-acid sequence MKGAAAFYLPDGLRQRLDLAYHLLQHGRACLHVAGPAGSGRSTFVALLAGRGEAAGWCVVRLGGGEGEGRAAALGRLARALGISEDGGEAALRRAVEARLEALGQGRGVVLVVLDDAHAAPRETVDLLLALYRSPRAGALRLVLAGPPELVADGVPGVAGALEAAVTHTVELLPWGEEEVRGYLAHRLGRDPEEALVRRALRRGGGMPGRIEAMLGGSDEERKGGRGPAALPRRVWLLAGGGVLVAAALVLTLVGGDEEQAGTRPLPVPPQPAAPRAEPPAAEPPARADREPPGPVPTEAAGPPPTAEVGPPPSAGAEPPPPIEGAAGAPPGAKATAGPAAAEAPPPAAGEPPAAPAEGAQATAAAPAEQAPPPAGGQVHDEAWVLARPAGHYTLQLAGARAREALLREAARLGGAAPAAVVRLRRAGADWYVLLYGEFRDHAAAVQARARLPQRLRAAGPWPRRFGELQAAIRAAR is encoded by the coding sequence GTGAAGGGTGCCGCCGCTTTCTATCTGCCCGACGGGCTGCGCCAGCGGCTCGATCTCGCCTATCACCTGCTCCAGCACGGCCGCGCCTGTCTCCACGTCGCGGGCCCGGCGGGCAGCGGGCGCAGCACCTTCGTGGCGCTGCTGGCGGGGCGGGGGGAGGCTGCCGGCTGGTGCGTGGTGCGGCTCGGCGGCGGCGAGGGCGAGGGGCGGGCCGCGGCGCTGGGGCGCCTCGCGCGCGCCCTGGGGATTTCGGAGGACGGCGGCGAGGCGGCGCTGCGCCGGGCCGTGGAGGCGCGGCTCGAGGCGCTGGGGCAGGGGCGCGGCGTGGTCCTGGTGGTGTTGGACGACGCCCATGCCGCACCCCGGGAGACCGTGGACCTGCTGCTCGCCCTCTACCGGAGCCCGCGGGCGGGGGCGCTGCGCCTGGTGCTCGCGGGGCCGCCGGAGCTCGTCGCGGACGGGGTCCCCGGCGTGGCCGGGGCCCTGGAGGCGGCGGTGACCCACACGGTGGAGCTGCTGCCGTGGGGTGAGGAGGAGGTGCGCGGCTACCTCGCGCACCGGCTGGGGCGCGACCCCGAGGAGGCGCTGGTGCGGCGGGCCCTGCGCCGCGGCGGGGGGATGCCCGGGAGGATCGAGGCCATGCTGGGCGGAAGCGACGAGGAGCGGAAGGGGGGGCGCGGGCCGGCGGCGCTGCCGCGGCGGGTGTGGCTGCTCGCGGGCGGCGGTGTCCTGGTGGCGGCGGCCCTGGTCCTGACCCTGGTGGGGGGCGACGAGGAGCAGGCGGGGACGCGGCCCCTGCCGGTGCCGCCGCAGCCCGCCGCCCCGCGCGCCGAGCCCCCGGCGGCGGAACCGCCCGCCCGGGCGGACCGGGAGCCGCCGGGGCCTGTGCCCACCGAGGCGGCCGGGCCGCCACCCACCGCGGAGGTCGGACCCCCGCCGAGCGCCGGGGCGGAACCCCCGCCACCGATCGAGGGGGCCGCGGGCGCGCCGCCGGGGGCGAAGGCCACGGCGGGGCCCGCCGCGGCCGAGGCGCCGCCGCCCGCCGCCGGCGAGCCCCCGGCCGCCCCGGCCGAGGGTGCGCAGGCGACGGCTGCGGCGCCCGCCGAGCAGGCGCCACCGCCCGCAGGCGGGCAGGTGCACGACGAGGCGTGGGTGCTCGCCCGCCCGGCCGGGCACTACACGTTGCAGCTTGCCGGTGCGCGCGCACGCGAGGCGCTCCTGCGCGAGGCGGCGCGCCTCGGCGGCGCGGCTCCGGCCGCGGTGGTGCGGCTGCGCCGCGCCGGCGCGGACTGGTACGTGCTCCTCTACGGCGAGTTCCGGGACCACGCGGCGGCGGTGCAGGCCCGGGCGCGGTTGCCGCAGCGGCTGCGCGCGGCGGGGCCGTGGCCGCGGCGGTTCGGCGAGCTGCAGGCGGCGATCCGCGCGGCGCGCTGA
- a CDS encoding WGR domain-containing protein: MRIYMQTPPMHGEPLRFCHLILQRDLLGGWVLVRETGYQGGAGRVRREHYDSRDEAVRALERARDTQLRRGFRVVFAEGREAPA, encoded by the coding sequence ATGCGCATCTACATGCAGACCCCGCCGATGCACGGCGAGCCGCTGCGCTTCTGCCACCTCATCCTGCAGCGGGACCTGCTGGGCGGCTGGGTGCTGGTGCGCGAGACCGGCTACCAGGGCGGGGCCGGGCGCGTGCGGCGCGAGCACTACGACAGCCGCGACGAGGCGGTCCGGGCCCTGGAGCGGGCGCGGGACACGCAGCTTCGGCGCGGCTTCCGGGTGGTCTTCGCGGAGGGGCGGGAGGCCCCGGCGTGA